One Clostridium sp. CM027 genomic window carries:
- a CDS encoding GlmL-related ornithine degradation protein, whose translation MKVNYLVAEIGSTTTLVTAFNVYYDDKGQVIVDIPFQGNSCTTVIDGDVTIGLKNAVKDIENQIGESITWKKMLATSSAAGGLRITVHGLMQQMTVKAAREAALGAGGIIKMVTAGKMRKSDLKRIHDINPNMIMIAGGTDYGERETSLYNAEIISQEKYNKPIVYCGNIENREEIKEIFEGQELYLIDNVYPSIDELNVEPARKIIQEAFEKNIVKAPGMNKIKEMVNGSIMPTPGAVMESSKLLYDMIGDLVVFDVGGATTDVHSVTEGSRIVLDMLINPEPKAKRTVEGDLGVFINSKNVIDLLDVRDLGEYTKEYIKLHIKPIPEDMDDINASSLLAKKAISVAIDRHVGFIKRKYDGESGFVAYGKDLSEVKYIIGTGGALTRLPSGEALLLEIRHLKDEVTMLPKKGAKVLLDKNYIMACAGVLSRENKEVAIALLTQSLGITKDMGINDISKGEYLYEKKLSLCGSELEKINTQCKNNPSNV comes from the coding sequence GTGAAGGTAAATTATCTTGTTGCTGAAATAGGTAGCACCACTACCCTGGTTACTGCTTTTAATGTATACTATGATGATAAGGGACAGGTTATTGTAGATATACCTTTTCAAGGTAATAGCTGTACAACAGTAATAGATGGTGATGTAACTATAGGATTAAAAAATGCTGTTAAAGATATTGAAAATCAAATTGGAGAATCAATTACATGGAAAAAGATGTTAGCGACGTCTAGTGCTGCAGGGGGACTTAGAATAACTGTTCACGGACTTATGCAGCAAATGACTGTTAAGGCTGCTAGAGAAGCAGCTCTTGGTGCTGGTGGTATCATAAAAATGGTTACTGCTGGGAAGATGCGAAAAAGTGATCTAAAGAGAATACATGATATAAATCCTAATATGATAATGATTGCTGGAGGCACTGACTATGGTGAAAGGGAAACCTCTCTTTATAATGCAGAAATTATAAGCCAAGAAAAATATAACAAACCCATTGTATATTGTGGAAATATTGAAAATAGGGAAGAAATAAAAGAGATATTTGAAGGGCAAGAACTTTATTTAATTGACAACGTTTATCCAAGTATAGATGAGTTAAATGTGGAGCCTGCAAGGAAAATAATACAAGAAGCCTTTGAGAAGAATATTGTAAAAGCACCTGGAATGAATAAAATAAAAGAAATGGTGAATGGAAGCATAATGCCAACTCCAGGAGCAGTTATGGAGAGCTCAAAACTTTTATATGATATGATAGGGGACTTAGTAGTTTTTGATGTAGGAGGGGCTACCACGGATGTGCACTCTGTTACAGAAGGAAGTAGAATAGTTTTAGATATGCTAATAAATCCTGAACCAAAGGCTAAAAGAACTGTAGAAGGAGACCTTGGAGTTTTTATTAACAGCAAAAATGTAATAGATTTACTTGACGTTAGGGATTTAGGTGAATATACTAAGGAATATATAAAGTTGCACATAAAACCTATACCGGAAGATATGGATGATATAAATGCAAGCAGCCTGCTAGCGAAGAAAGCTATATCCGTTGCAATAGATAGGCATGTAGGATTTATAAAAAGAAAATATGATGGTGAAAGTGGTTTTGTGGCTTATGGTAAGGATTTATCTGAGGTTAAATATATAATAGGTACCGGAGGGGCGCTTACAAGGCTTCCGAGTGGAGAAGCTTTGCTACTAGAAATAAGACACTTAAAAGACGAAGTTACAATGCTACCTAAAAAAGGTGCTAAAGTGCTTCTAGATAAAAACTATATTATGGCTTGTGCAGGGGTTTTAAGTAGAGAAAATAAAGAAGTGGCAATAGCGTTATTAACTCAAAGTTTAGGTATAACAAAGGATATGGGAATTAACGACATTTCAAAAGGGGAGTATCTATATGAAAAAAAATTATCCTTGTGTGGAAGTGAACTTGAAAAAATTAACACACAATGTAAAAACAATCCTAGCAATGTGTAA
- the orr gene encoding ornithine racemase Orr: MKKNYPCVEVNLKKLTHNVKTILAMCNKKHIDVTSVTKVFCAQKPIVEAILRAGVTEVADSRILNLKKLKDLNCKKMMLRIPMISEVYEVVKYSDCSLNSEIDTIRKLGAAAKDLNKMHNVILMVDLGDLREGVLIDDVASIVSKIVKLDNINLIGLGTNVTCYGGVIPDTENLGKLIKLKLDIEKNFSLRLPIISGGNSSSLYMVINDTMPEEINQLRIGEAIVLGRETSFGLAVPNCYEDAFILSGEVVEIKSKPTVPTGTIGMDAFGNKPHFEDKGIRKRAIIAIGRQDIRVEGLIPLDTDISIFGASSDHLILDVTDSKKELTVGDIVDFKIDYGCLLAAMTSPYVEKYYNN, translated from the coding sequence ATGAAAAAAAATTATCCTTGTGTGGAAGTGAACTTGAAAAAATTAACACACAATGTAAAAACAATCCTAGCAATGTGTAATAAAAAGCATATAGATGTTACATCCGTAACTAAAGTATTTTGTGCACAAAAGCCTATTGTAGAAGCTATACTACGAGCTGGGGTGACTGAGGTTGCTGATTCTAGAATCTTAAATCTAAAAAAACTAAAGGATTTAAATTGTAAAAAGATGATGCTTAGAATTCCAATGATAAGCGAAGTCTATGAAGTTGTGAAGTATAGCGATTGCAGCTTAAATTCAGAGATCGACACAATTAGGAAGCTAGGAGCAGCTGCAAAAGATTTAAATAAGATGCACAACGTTATACTAATGGTAGATTTAGGGGATTTAAGAGAAGGAGTATTGATTGACGACGTAGCTTCCATTGTGAGTAAAATAGTAAAATTAGATAATATTAATTTAATTGGACTTGGAACCAATGTTACTTGTTATGGTGGGGTAATTCCTGACACAGAAAACTTAGGTAAGCTTATAAAGTTAAAATTAGATATAGAAAAAAACTTTAGTTTAAGGTTACCTATAATTTCAGGGGGGAATTCAAGTAGTTTATATATGGTTATTAATGATACTATGCCAGAAGAAATAAATCAGCTTAGAATTGGAGAAGCAATAGTTCTTGGTAGGGAGACTTCTTTTGGACTCGCAGTACCTAATTGCTATGAAGATGCCTTTATACTCAGTGGGGAGGTAGTTGAAATAAAGAGTAAACCAACAGTACCAACAGGCACTATAGGAATGGATGCTTTTGGTAATAAACCTCACTTTGAAGATAAAGGAATAAGAAAAAGGGCTATTATAGCAATTGGAAGACAAGATATAAGAGTTGAAGGGTTAATTCCTTTGGACACAGATATAAGCATTTTTGGTGCAAGTAGCGACCATTTAATTTTAGATGTGACTGATAGTAAAAAAGAACTAACAGTTGGCGATATAGTAGATTTTAAAATAGATTATGGATGTTTGCTTGCAGCAATGACCTCTCCATATGTGGAGAAGTATTACAATAATTAA
- the ord gene encoding 2,4-diaminopentanoate dehydrogenase yields MRNKIKVVVWGLGSMGSGIARMVLSKKGFTIVGAIDMDPSKVGKKLYEVLGVPANEDNSCIVTKNAGDVIKKGFAEVCLMATASFTKVVFPLIKMAAVAGMDIVTTAEEMSYPRALDPELSDEMDRIAKENKVSILGTGVNPGFIMDLVAIMLTGVSDTVDSIKATRVNDLACFGRAVMVEQGIGLKPEAFIQGVKDNTVDGHVGFLQSFGMFEEAFNIKFNNIRQEKSPIVTTVPRKTDIISVNAGEVAGCSQLGYANLGDKVFATMEHPQQIRPELENVDTGDYITINGVPNLNLQIKPEIPGGIATIAICVNMIPLVMNAEPGLKTMLDLPVPRAILSDVRNLLK; encoded by the coding sequence ATGAGAAATAAAATAAAAGTTGTAGTTTGGGGATTAGGTTCAATGGGAAGCGGTATTGCTAGAATGGTATTAAGCAAAAAAGGATTTACTATCGTAGGGGCTATTGACATGGATCCGAGTAAGGTTGGCAAAAAACTTTATGAAGTGTTAGGTGTTCCAGCAAATGAAGATAATTCATGTATAGTTACAAAAAATGCTGGAGATGTTATAAAGAAGGGTTTTGCAGAGGTTTGCCTTATGGCTACAGCTTCATTTACAAAAGTTGTATTTCCATTAATAAAAATGGCAGCAGTTGCTGGCATGGATATTGTAACAACAGCTGAGGAAATGTCCTATCCAAGAGCTTTAGACCCAGAATTATCAGATGAAATGGATAGAATTGCTAAAGAAAATAAGGTTTCAATATTAGGAACTGGAGTAAATCCTGGATTTATAATGGATTTAGTTGCAATAATGCTTACAGGAGTTTCTGACACAGTTGATAGCATAAAGGCTACTAGAGTTAATGACTTAGCTTGCTTTGGCAGGGCAGTTATGGTTGAGCAAGGTATTGGCTTAAAACCAGAAGCATTTATACAGGGTGTTAAAGACAATACAGTAGATGGGCACGTAGGATTTTTACAATCATTTGGTATGTTTGAAGAAGCATTTAATATTAAGTTCAATAATATTAGACAAGAAAAATCACCAATTGTTACAACTGTGCCACGTAAAACAGATATTATCTCAGTAAATGCTGGAGAGGTTGCTGGATGTAGCCAATTGGGATATGCAAATTTAGGAGATAAAGTATTTGCTACAATGGAACATCCTCAGCAGATAAGACCAGAACTTGAGAATGTTGATACTGGAGATTATATTACAATTAACGGAGTTCCAAACTTGAACCTTCAAATAAAACCAGAAATACCAGGAGGAATCGCTACAATAGCTATATGTGTTAATATGATTCCACTAGTAATGAATGCAGAACCAGGACTCAAAACAATGCTCGATTTACCAGTTCCAAGAGCAATACTATCAGACGTTAGAAATTTACTAAAGTAA
- a CDS encoding amino acid permease, producing MEENNKKLGLGLLVALGIGTMIASGIFNSPTDLITTTNPMVVLISWGIGVFGVVMLGLVFYLLSNKKPELHGGIYSYAKDGYGDFIGFNSAWGYFTSSFLGNVAFIVLIFKTINSLIGEGYTMPRVLAFLLASIVLWSYYFVIKRGIRQAGILNLVVTIGKVIPLILVIVFGLSAFKLGTFNVENWKTVLAVSGDTVSIGKQISGAMGTILWCFVGVEGLVVLSQRAESHIVVGKATIISLVITAILYVSISILSMGILPAKALVAAQTPLAAVLAQTALGSAGAIIVKVGILISVMGALLCWLLITTEILYVPAEQDGLMPKWFKKNNDKNVPINALLFGMVATQIGLLAMLSPGLQKAYFVVTHMCTTNILIPYLLSSMYAFKVYNKESGHLKEKIIAVIAGIYSIYVIYAVGIGYLGLAVVIYALGLGFYLKAKKEKKEAITQKEKLSMIVMVIVAIVMIIAAAMGKISV from the coding sequence TTGGAAGAAAATAATAAAAAATTAGGACTAGGGTTACTTGTTGCTTTAGGCATAGGTACTATGATTGCATCAGGTATTTTTAATAGCCCTACAGATTTAATAACAACAACAAATCCAATGGTAGTCCTAATTTCATGGGGTATTGGAGTTTTTGGGGTAGTAATGCTAGGATTAGTATTTTACTTGCTTTCAAATAAAAAACCTGAATTACACGGGGGAATTTATTCCTATGCTAAAGATGGATATGGTGATTTTATAGGTTTTAATTCTGCTTGGGGTTACTTTACAAGTTCATTCCTTGGCAATGTTGCATTTATTGTTTTAATTTTCAAGACTATAAATAGCTTAATTGGAGAAGGATACACAATGCCTCGTGTTTTAGCATTTTTACTTGCATCTATTGTTTTGTGGTCATACTATTTTGTAATAAAAAGAGGAATTAGACAAGCTGGTATACTCAATTTGGTAGTTACAATTGGCAAAGTTATACCACTAATTCTAGTAATTGTATTTGGCCTTTCAGCTTTTAAACTAGGTACATTTAATGTTGAAAATTGGAAGACAGTTTTAGCAGTCAGTGGAGACACCGTTAGTATAGGAAAACAGATAAGTGGCGCAATGGGAACAATTTTATGGTGCTTCGTAGGTGTTGAAGGCTTAGTAGTTTTGTCTCAAAGGGCAGAATCTCATATAGTGGTTGGAAAAGCAACAATAATCTCACTTGTTATAACAGCGATACTTTATGTATCAATATCTATATTGTCAATGGGTATTTTGCCAGCTAAGGCTTTAGTTGCAGCACAAACTCCATTAGCAGCTGTTTTAGCACAGACTGCATTGGGAAGTGCAGGGGCTATTATAGTTAAAGTGGGAATTTTAATTTCTGTTATGGGTGCTTTACTTTGCTGGCTTTTGATAACCACAGAAATTTTATATGTTCCAGCAGAACAGGATGGGTTAATGCCTAAATGGTTTAAAAAGAACAATGATAAAAATGTGCCTATAAATGCTCTTTTATTTGGAATGGTAGCAACACAAATAGGGTTGCTAGCTATGCTCTCACCAGGCTTGCAAAAAGCTTATTTTGTTGTGACACATATGTGTACTACTAATATATTAATACCATACTTATTATCTTCTATGTATGCATTTAAGGTATATAATAAAGAAAGTGGACATCTTAAGGAAAAAATTATAGCAGTAATTGCAGGTATATATTCAATTTATGTTATATATGCAGTGGGAATTGGATATTTAGGTTTAGCAGTTGTAATTTATGCATTAGGGTTAGGTTTTTATTTGAAAGCAAAAAAAGAAAAAAAAGAAGCTATTACTCAGAAAGAAAAGTTGTCCATGATAGTTATGGTTATAGTGGCGATTGTTATGATAATAGCAGCAGCTATGGGTAAAATTTCTGTTTAA
- the lysA gene encoding diaminopimelate decarboxylase, translating to MKRNYINVNEKGHLEFFGCDTVKLAGEFKTPLYVMSEDGIRQSCKQVREHFMDKYPNTLALYASKAFSNIAMCKIIKEEGLGIDVVSGGELYTACKSGFPMEKVYFHGNNKSQEEIELGIDNNVGCFVIDSFHEVKLLQKIAQKKGVVVRAILRISPGISGHTHEYISTGQLDSKFGFPIQGNVAFEAIEMVSKCENIKYSGIHCHIGSQMFNKDVYKEAVHIMTKFMLDLKNNLGLKTEELNMGGGFGIYYSNGDKPLEMSEFIEVIMGNIYGDCKKYSLETPRVLIEPGRWLVGENGITLYTIGAIKEIEGIRKYVSVDGGMADNPRPALYQAENEAIVANKADKENEDLVTIAGRCCESGDMLIHDIKLPKMETGDILAMLTTGAYNYSMSSNYNRLPRPAVIMLKAGNSRLVVKRETYEDIVRNDLD from the coding sequence ATGAAAAGAAATTATATAAATGTAAATGAAAAAGGACATCTAGAGTTTTTTGGATGCGATACGGTAAAATTGGCAGGAGAATTCAAGACGCCTCTTTATGTTATGAGTGAAGACGGAATAAGACAGAGTTGTAAACAGGTGCGCGAGCATTTTATGGATAAATACCCCAATACGCTTGCTTTATATGCCAGCAAAGCTTTCAGCAACATTGCCATGTGCAAAATAATAAAAGAAGAAGGTCTTGGCATAGATGTTGTATCAGGCGGCGAATTATATACCGCATGTAAATCTGGCTTTCCAATGGAAAAAGTATATTTTCATGGCAACAATAAATCGCAAGAAGAGATTGAACTTGGTATAGATAATAATGTTGGCTGCTTTGTTATCGATAGCTTTCACGAAGTGAAACTTTTACAAAAAATAGCCCAAAAGAAAGGTGTTGTAGTAAGGGCTATTTTAAGAATATCCCCTGGCATTTCAGGTCACACACATGAATACATTTCTACTGGACAGTTAGATTCAAAATTTGGCTTCCCTATACAGGGTAATGTTGCTTTTGAGGCTATAGAAATGGTAAGCAAATGTGAAAACATAAAATATAGCGGTATACATTGTCATATAGGTTCACAAATGTTTAACAAGGATGTTTATAAAGAAGCTGTTCATATAATGACAAAATTTATGCTTGATTTAAAGAACAACTTAGGCCTTAAAACAGAAGAGCTAAATATGGGCGGTGGCTTTGGAATCTACTATTCTAATGGCGATAAACCTCTTGAAATGAGTGAGTTTATAGAAGTAATAATGGGTAATATATATGGAGATTGCAAGAAATATTCATTAGAAACTCCTAGAGTTCTCATTGAACCAGGAAGATGGTTAGTCGGAGAAAACGGTATAACCCTTTATACAATAGGAGCTATAAAAGAAATTGAGGGAATAAGAAAATATGTTAGTGTAGATGGTGGTATGGCAGATAATCCAAGACCTGCCCTATATCAAGCTGAAAACGAAGCTATTGTTGCGAATAAGGCTGATAAAGAAAATGAAGACCTTGTAACTATTGCAGGAAGATGCTGTGAATCGGGTGATATGCTGATCCACGATATAAAGCTTCCTAAAATGGAAACAGGTGATATACTTGCAATGCTTACTACAGGAGCCTATAACTACTCGATGTCCAGTAATTACAATAGATTACCGAGACCAGCAGTGATAATGCTAAAGGCTGGTAATTCAAGGTTAGTTGTTAAAAGGGAAACCTATGAGGATATCGTAAGGAATGATTTAGACTAA
- a CDS encoding sigma 54-interacting transcriptional regulator, which translates to MKDPFNIIFDEVSEGLIVVDPNGVIKCYNRMAKEIFGIIYNQGIGHSAGSIVENDIVIIADTMLGEDDGGLTLEDLKNIGVSSQKLKQGDAFVSIGIMGDKSYNGVIECTSSRESTLYLENIYSKNKLTAAIDFCNRVAIISINDIKYTLNYTRSIGHMVVLCGNTGKVKFYQARGYTSRRDDIKKLLNGTIFASKGDYNYTIDVVGHSIFDVHPKETNINIVDFVEAANGKYISYTNQVKDINGRSTRCSLVQLKDDNKIIGALLKVQDITELENIIKERDYAIASLNDAENKLKDYDEFRRIIGQSDSIKAVRKLARKASEIDSTVLLLGDSGTGKGLVAECIHKGSRRTNKPFIYVNCASIPKELIESELFGYEGGAFTGSKKEGKKGLFEVAHEGTIFLDEIGDIPLYMQAKLLHVLQSKRFNRVGGTHYIEVDVKIIAATNKDLDIAVNQGEFRRDLYYRINVFPIFIPPLRLRKEDIYTLIMYLTPKICKRAGCEEKRISAGVIKKMLMYDWPGNVREVENVLERAINVSDEHTIFTKDISIITSAKGSESCSFGYSLKGAIEIAERKAIENALKITAGDKTEAMRILNISKSGFYEKLKRYNLQNKIND; encoded by the coding sequence ATGAAGGATCCTTTTAATATTATATTTGATGAGGTCTCGGAAGGCCTCATAGTAGTCGACCCAAATGGAGTAATTAAATGTTATAACAGAATGGCTAAAGAGATCTTTGGAATTATATATAACCAGGGCATAGGGCATTCTGCTGGCAGTATCGTAGAAAATGATATTGTAATAATCGCTGATACAATGCTTGGTGAGGATGATGGGGGGCTAACTCTTGAAGACTTAAAAAATATAGGGGTATCCTCTCAAAAATTGAAACAAGGAGATGCCTTTGTTTCAATAGGTATTATGGGAGATAAATCATACAATGGTGTAATAGAATGCACTTCTTCTAGAGAAAGTACTTTGTATCTTGAAAACATATATTCTAAAAATAAACTAACTGCAGCTATTGATTTTTGTAACAGGGTGGCGATTATATCTATAAATGATATTAAATATACACTTAATTATACGAGGTCCATAGGACATATGGTAGTTTTATGCGGCAATACAGGTAAGGTAAAATTTTATCAGGCTAGAGGCTACACCAGTAGGCGAGATGATATAAAAAAGCTCCTTAATGGAACCATATTTGCTTCAAAGGGAGATTATAACTATACAATTGATGTGGTTGGACACAGTATTTTTGATGTTCACCCTAAAGAAACGAATATAAATATTGTAGATTTTGTAGAAGCCGCAAACGGTAAATATATTTCTTATACTAATCAGGTTAAGGACATAAATGGCCGGTCTACAAGATGCTCTTTAGTTCAGCTAAAAGATGACAACAAAATTATAGGTGCCTTATTAAAGGTTCAAGACATAACTGAGCTTGAAAATATAATTAAAGAAAGAGACTATGCCATAGCATCTCTTAATGATGCTGAAAATAAACTTAAAGATTATGACGAATTCAGAAGGATTATTGGACAAAGTGACAGCATAAAGGCTGTAAGAAAGCTTGCCAGAAAGGCATCAGAAATAGATTCTACAGTACTTCTGTTAGGCGATAGTGGTACAGGAAAGGGACTCGTAGCAGAGTGCATACATAAAGGTAGTAGAAGAACTAATAAGCCATTCATATATGTAAATTGCGCTTCTATACCCAAGGAATTAATAGAAAGTGAGCTCTTTGGATATGAAGGTGGCGCGTTCACCGGTTCAAAAAAAGAAGGTAAAAAGGGTCTATTTGAGGTTGCTCATGAGGGGACTATTTTTCTCGATGAAATAGGGGATATACCTTTATATATGCAAGCAAAGCTACTACACGTCTTGCAAAGCAAACGATTTAATAGAGTCGGTGGTACACACTACATAGAAGTTGACGTAAAAATTATAGCTGCAACTAATAAGGATTTAGATATAGCTGTCAATCAGGGAGAATTCAGAAGAGATTTATATTATAGGATTAACGTTTTCCCTATTTTTATACCGCCGTTAAGATTAAGAAAAGAAGATATTTATACGTTGATTATGTACTTGACTCCTAAGATTTGCAAAAGAGCGGGCTGCGAAGAGAAAAGAATATCGGCGGGTGTTATAAAAAAAATGCTTATGTACGATTGGCCAGGAAACGTCAGAGAGGTTGAAAATGTTCTTGAAAGAGCAATAAACGTATCTGATGAGCATACAATTTTTACGAAGGATATAAGCATCATAACCTCAGCGAAAGGCTCAGAAAGCTGTAGCTTTGGATATTCTCTCAAGGGTGCAATCGAAATTGCAGAGCGAAAAGCTATTGAAAATGCACTAAAAATCACAGCTGGAGATAAAACCGAAGCTATGAGGATACTTAACATAAGCAAATCAGGTTTTTACGAAAAACTTAAGAGGTATAATCTTCAAAATAAAATCAATGATTGA
- a CDS encoding D-glycerate dehydrogenase, translating into MNKPKIYIAQRIPREVENYIARFCDYEKWEGEKEISRSELLDKLSDKDGVLLSDFCINQELLNRAPKLRAISNVTVGYNNFDLQVMKERNIIGTNTPGVLDDTVADLIFGLMLSCARRIAKLDRYVKEGKWTRDDNETLYGTDVHHSTVGIIGMGRIGEAVAKRAKLGFDMEVCYYNRNRKKDVEERLGIKYCDFKSLLAKSDFIVLMTPLNDETRHLIDFEEFNIMKNTAIFINASRGQTVNEQALIEALQSKKIYGAGMDVYEKEPVNPENILLKMSNVVTVPHIGSATQKTRFDMAMMAAQNLVKALQGEIPPNIVPELQK; encoded by the coding sequence ATGAATAAACCTAAAATATACATTGCTCAGCGTATACCTAGAGAAGTAGAAAATTATATTGCACGATTTTGTGATTATGAAAAATGGGAGGGAGAAAAAGAAATTTCAAGAAGTGAACTATTAGATAAACTCTCTGATAAAGACGGTGTATTATTATCCGATTTTTGTATTAACCAAGAACTATTAAATAGGGCTCCTAAATTAAGAGCTATTAGCAATGTTACAGTTGGATATAATAACTTTGATTTACAAGTAATGAAAGAGAGGAACATTATAGGTACGAATACTCCAGGTGTTTTAGATGATACTGTTGCAGATTTAATATTTGGACTGATGTTATCTTGTGCAAGGAGAATTGCGAAATTAGACAGATATGTAAAGGAAGGTAAATGGACTAGAGATGATAACGAAACACTCTATGGAACAGATGTACACCACTCAACAGTAGGCATAATTGGTATGGGTAGAATAGGAGAAGCAGTAGCTAAAAGGGCAAAGCTTGGATTTGATATGGAAGTTTGCTACTACAACAGAAACAGAAAAAAAGATGTAGAAGAAAGACTAGGCATTAAATATTGCGATTTTAAATCACTTCTAGCTAAATCTGATTTCATTGTATTAATGACTCCACTTAATGATGAAACGCGCCACCTTATAGATTTTGAGGAATTCAATATAATGAAGAATACTGCTATATTTATCAATGCCTCTAGGGGTCAAACAGTAAATGAACAGGCCTTAATTGAAGCACTTCAAAGTAAAAAGATTTATGGCGCAGGTATGGATGTGTATGAAAAAGAGCCAGTTAATCCTGAAAATATACTGCTTAAAATGTCAAATGTAGTTACGGTTCCACACATAGGATCAGCAACGCAAAAGACCCGTTTTGATATGGCTATGATGGCTGCTCAAAATCTTGTTAAAGCACTGCAAGGAGAAATACCACCTAATATTGTACCAGAATTACAAAAATAG
- a CDS encoding ABC transporter permease, with amino-acid sequence MKMLNEVMDYLLSHIDKYYEAVRIHINISVTAVLISIIIAVPLGIICAKFTKATQPIMNIFNLFRIIPSLAILVLVMPILGTGYLPALLALVILAIPPILINTYLGIKNIDASVLESAEGMGMDYKKMLYKIEIPLALPLIITGVRTSAVEVIASATLASYIGAGGLGDFIFTGLGMNDFRILIIGGATVALLSVIAEMLLFMLEQSITKYQRD; translated from the coding sequence ATGAAAATGTTAAATGAGGTTATGGACTATTTACTAAGCCACATTGATAAATACTATGAAGCAGTGAGGATTCATATTAATATTAGTGTTACAGCAGTTTTAATAAGTATAATAATAGCGGTACCTTTGGGAATTATATGTGCTAAATTCACAAAAGCAACACAGCCTATAATGAATATATTTAATCTTTTTAGGATTATTCCAAGCCTTGCAATCTTAGTGCTAGTTATGCCAATACTTGGGACTGGATACTTGCCAGCACTATTGGCACTTGTGATTTTAGCTATACCACCAATACTTATAAATACATATTTAGGGATAAAAAATATTGATGCATCTGTTCTAGAAAGTGCTGAAGGTATGGGAATGGATTACAAGAAAATGCTTTATAAAATTGAAATTCCATTAGCACTTCCATTAATAATTACGGGAGTTAGAACATCTGCGGTTGAAGTAATTGCTAGTGCGACTTTAGCATCTTATATAGGAGCTGGAGGACTAGGAGATTTCATTTTCACGGGTCTTGGTATGAATGATTTTAGAATATTAATAATAGGGGGAGCAACAGTTGCACTGCTTTCGGTAATCGCAGAAATGTTGTTATTTATGTTAGAACAAAGTATAACAAAGTATCAAAGAGACTAA
- a CDS encoding glycine betaine ABC transporter substrate-binding protein, producing MNKRLKSLVVVSVLTALVTVSVLTGCSKKSVSSGDINTSQTKSKPTIKVGSKDFTESLILSELYAVALEKEGYKVYRKFNLGSAVVHTSLVNGDIDVYPEYTGTGLLSVLKQQPKFDSKEVYNEVSTKYKEKFKLIWLDPSSANDGQGLVISKRASDKYNIHTITDLQKRAGSIRFASQGQFDERLDGLQALTMAYGDFKFKDEKIYDNGIKYDVLHNDKADVAVAYTTEGQLSKTEFAILEDDKNAWPPYNIAPVIKQDLLEKNPQIKDILNKVTSKIDNVSIIKLNSEVDIDKKEYSEVAKNFFEKELAK from the coding sequence ATGAATAAGAGATTAAAAAGCTTAGTCGTAGTTTCTGTATTAACAGCCTTGGTTACAGTTTCAGTTTTAACTGGCTGTTCTAAAAAGAGTGTTTCATCTGGGGATATAAATACATCCCAAACTAAAAGTAAACCTACAATAAAAGTTGGATCTAAAGATTTTACAGAATCTTTAATTTTATCTGAATTATATGCAGTTGCTTTAGAAAAAGAAGGTTATAAAGTTTACAGAAAATTTAATCTTGGTAGTGCTGTGGTTCATACTTCACTTGTAAATGGAGATATTGATGTTTACCCTGAGTATACTGGTACAGGATTATTATCTGTTTTAAAGCAGCAGCCAAAGTTTGATTCAAAGGAAGTTTATAATGAGGTTTCAACGAAATACAAGGAGAAATTTAAATTGATTTGGCTTGATCCATCTTCTGCAAATGATGGGCAGGGATTAGTGATTTCCAAAAGGGCCTCTGATAAATATAATATACACACTATAACCGATCTTCAAAAAAGAGCAGGAAGTATAAGATTTGCATCGCAAGGTCAATTTGATGAAAGATTAGATGGACTGCAAGCTTTGACAATGGCTTATGGGGATTTTAAATTTAAAGATGAAAAGATCTATGATAATGGAATTAAATATGATGTGCTTCATAATGATAAAGCAGATGTTGCTGTAGCATATACAACAGAAGGACAATTAAGTAAAACTGAGTTTGCGATTCTCGAAGATGATAAGAATGCATGGCCACCGTACAACATAGCCCCAGTTATAAAGCAAGACCTTCTTGAAAAGAATCCTCAAATAAAAGATATTTTAAATAAGGTTACAAGCAAAATTGACAACGTGTCAATAATAAAATTAAATTCAGAAGTAGACATAGATAAAAAAGAATACTCAGAGGTAGCTAAGAATTTTTTTGAAAAGGAATTAGCAAAATAG